The window AATTTTGAACCATCATAAAATGAGGATTCGATATAACAAGCTTTTAAATCTAGCTTGTTATATTTTTCTCTAAATTTTTTGATAATCTTTGCAGGAACGACCGGATCTTCATTTGAAATTGCAATACCTGTCATTCCAACAAGATATTCTTTTGCCTTTTCAAAGCGGTTAATTTGATCAATTGCAAGTTTTGCCAGAGTATTTTTTACAACGCGATACTCCACATTAGCTTTACGAAATTCACGACGAAGTTCATTTACTTCTTCAACAGTAATCCCCTGGTAGTTAAGAAGATAAAGACCTGTCGCATTCTTCAACTTATCGGCAACCCTTGCAACGATCTCGGCTTTTTCAGCTTTATTCATAATTCAACCTATCCTTAATAGATTTACACCGTTAATATTTAGAAGCTTAAGAGTGCGTAATAGTCACTTTTATAAATTAGTTAACTCATTTCGATCTACCTTAATTCCAGGACCCATTGTACTGGATAGATAAATCGATTTTACATATTGACCTTTTGCCGAAGCAGGTTTTAATCTGAGAATTGTGCTCATCAAAGCTTTAAAATTCTCAATTAGTTTTTGAGCATCAAAAGATGCTTTCCCAATCGATGCATGAACAATTCCCGCTTTATCGACTCGGAATTGAATTTTACCTGCTTTTAATTCCTTAACAACTTTTCCAACATCATTAGTAACAGTTCCGCTCTTTGGATTAGGCATTAAACCTCGAGCACCCAAAATTTTTCCAAGCTTACCGACTTCTGGCATAACATCGGGGGTTGCAACTACAACATCGAAGTCTAACCAACCTTCTTGAATTTTCTTTATATATTCATCAAATCCAACATAATCAGCACCTGCCTCTTTTGCTTCAGTTTCTTTTGGTCCACGAGTTAAAACCAAAACTTTTACTTCCTTTCCAGTTCCATGAGGTAAAACTACTGTACCTCTAACCATTTGATCAGCATGTCTTGGATCAACACCCAACCTAACAGCTACATCAACCGATTCATCGAACTTTGCATTGGCTAATTTTTTAACAAGCTCAACTGCTTCGGATAATTTATATTCTTTTTTCTTATCGATTGATGAAAGATTATTTTTTACTCTTTTACTTACTTTCATATCAAACCTATTTTTTTATCCTTCTACGGTGATACCCATACTTCTTGCAGTTCCTTCGATCATACTCATTGCTGCTTCAAGTGAAGCCGCATTTAAGTCAGGCATTTTCATCATTGCAATTTCTTTTATCTGTTCTTTTGTGACTTTCCCAACTTTTACTCTGTTTGGTTCAGCTGAACCTTTCTCTATTTTAGCAGCTTTGAGTAGTAATACTGATGCTGGAGGAGTTTTTGTAATAAAAGTAAATGATTTATCAGAATAAACAGTAATAACAACAGGTATAATTAATCCCGCTTGATTTTGAGTTCTTGCGTTGAATTGCTTGCAGAACTCCATAATATTAACACCTTTTTGACCTAATGCAGGGCCAACTGGTGGAGCGGGGTTTGCCTGTCCTGCTGGAATTTGAAGTTTTATGTAACCAACTATTTTCTTAGCCATAACTTTCTCTCAAAATTTATTTTTCTAATTCTGCTTGAG is drawn from Ignavibacteria bacterium and contains these coding sequences:
- a CDS encoding 50S ribosomal protein L10, with the translated sequence MNKAEKAEIVARVADKLKNATGLYLLNYQGITVEEVNELRREFRKANVEYRVVKNTLAKLAIDQINRFEKAKEYLVGMTGIAISNEDPVVPAKIIKKFREKYNKLDLKACYIESSFYDGSKLDELASLPSKPEIIAGIIGGIQSPISGLIGTINAVMRDLVGVLDAYIKKQESN
- a CDS encoding 50S ribosomal protein L1 — its product is MKVSKRVKNNLSSIDKKKEYKLSEAVELVKKLANAKFDESVDVAVRLGVDPRHADQMVRGTVVLPHGTGKEVKVLVLTRGPKETEAKEAGADYVGFDEYIKKIQEGWLDFDVVVATPDVMPEVGKLGKILGARGLMPNPKSGTVTNDVGKVVKELKAGKIQFRVDKAGIVHASIGKASFDAQKLIENFKALMSTILRLKPASAKGQYVKSIYLSSTMGPGIKVDRNELTNL
- the rplK gene encoding 50S ribosomal protein L11 codes for the protein MAKKIVGYIKLQIPAGQANPAPPVGPALGQKGVNIMEFCKQFNARTQNQAGLIIPVVITVYSDKSFTFITKTPPASVLLLKAAKIEKGSAEPNRVKVGKVTKEQIKEIAMMKMPDLNAASLEAAMSMIEGTARSMGITVEG